AGAGACTTGGGATTTTCAACTTCAAATTCAGTTATATAATTAATAAATGGGAGGGCTTTGTAACAGCATGTGAAAGAGGAGAGAATCAAAGAGCAGTTTGTAGAATGTGGTTTACTGATGAAGTTGATAGTTTGTCTCGtctttttcagagatgtttagtGTTGAACCTTTGTCACCTCTCTGTCAAGAAGAGTGTATTTTGGTCAAGAATATCAAGTAAATCCATCAAGGAAAATGGATTTTGCCTCTCTTGACTGAGATAATCAATTTCGTGCCAGTACCTTTTATTTGAATTGGACTAGAATACCAgctataatttaattttctagcTAGCTTTTCTTTTAGCTTACTGAAGAATGACAAGAAGCTTGGCAGGAATAGAAAGACCCAATGTTTGCAACAGATTAGATCCTTTACTGTTAGTAGTTTGTTATGTCatgcttaaaggaaaaaaaatattactccTTTGGGGCATTGGCAGCAGATGGCGGACGTAATACAGTTTATGTGGCTGTAGGGTTTGATATTAAAGATgtggtattttaaaatgaatgaataTGCTGGGAATACAGGTGAGTTGTTAGTTggtatatatttacatatatatgtcAACTAACAAGTTGACAGTGCTTGAGAAGACTTCCTGATTCAATCTCCTCAGGAAGGTAGAATAATAGTTCTTTCAGGTGCTTTGCACCCAGCTGGTACAGGGAGGATTTCTGAATCTTGCTTCATAAGAAATGTCAGAGCTGCTTTAGCTACGTGTCCATAGCCAAAATAGTTTTAGTGGATAGTTTATGCTTACTGTGGACATTCGTCTTTTTAACTGAAATGTTAGTAGgactttaaaggaaaaaaattaatgcttttaatGAAAGCATTTGCATGCAGTTACATAATTGAACTTAAACACGCTCAgagtttttcctgcttttgacTACCAGCTGAATTATTTTACCATCCTAAGGGAAGCCCAGCTATCCTCTGCCGACATTCTGGGAAACCTGTTACTAAGGGaacaatgttttttttttttttaaactttcctttAGGAAAGCAGAAGCTTTTTCTGACTAAAAAGCTGCTGGAAATGAGCCAAGACCTGGAAATCAGCAGGTTTCTTGGGGGAGGTTAGGATTTCTCCCGGAAAGCAGAATGTACTGGTCTATGCTAGCATAATTACTGTTTAAGAGCCTAAAATACAAGAATGTAACAGCAAAGATAAATTCAAGCAGTTTAAAATATACTGTTTATGTGAACTGAGTTATACAACTAACACAGTTTTGCCTACATATGTTTCTAGGGCCAGAAATAATTATCTGTGCTGATTTCTTAGGTGTTCATGAGTTGAAcgttaaataatttttagagtttgttttcctgtcctCCACTCCCTCATTCCTGAAGtaggtttttttcagaggtgCTCTGGACAGTCACAGCGTTACTCAGTGTTAAACTCCCACATTTATGCTACTCGTGTCTGTTGGCTTGATAGAGTCATCACTTCTTTGCCACCTgcggagcagctccagctctaaACCAGGAGGAAGATCTGAACCTGCTAAGCAGCCCCTTAAGAAACCAAAGTTACCAGTAGGTCGGTTTGATGAAACAGAAGAGTCCAGTATAGAGAAGGAGCCCCTGGAAAGTAAGTAATGTTTTACAAAATTGGAAGGTGTGTTTTAAAGGCAAGACTGTGAGATGCTGTGCTGATGTCAGTTTAAGAAGATGACAGGCATTCAGCACTCTTtagaataattttctaaaaGCTTACtggttctgaaaaaaaaccagagaggtAGGACAATGGGCACAAGTTGCAGCAAATGGTGCACCAGGGAAGAAGTCTTCAGAACAACCGTGGTTATGCATTGTAACAATTCACCCAGACTGGGGATTCCTCTGCTCTTGAAGATGGGCAAATTTGCCTGGCTGTCCTAACTTAGTACCAACCCTGCCTTGAGCAGGGCTGGTGCCAAGTGCTTGCCAAAGGTGCCTTCCACCACcacaaatcattccatgattcagAGAAATGTAGCTAGTATTGGTCTGTAATAGTACAGCTGTGAACAGTGGCAGTAAACTTACCAAGGTACCAGCTACTTTGTATTATTCAAAAGgcctgttttatttcttagtccacaaaatatttctgactcATGCTGCATTTCGTGGCCAAGATTCCTTAATCTTGCAGGTAGTTTTTTGTAAAGAAACAACTGATACTGAGTTTACTGAGCAGCTCGGTGGGGCCTGGGCAGATCTAACAAACTGGTATTGGTGTTGTGTTCTGGTGACCGCACTGGGACTGCATGGTGAGAACCTGACAAGATTGGCACAGATATATCACTGCTGAACTAAATAGGAACATACTTTTTTTTGTCAGATGGGAGAAGGACAgaatctctttctttcttctttttaattagcCATCTTCACTTAACTAAAAGCAGTGCTCATGCTTTGTATAACTCACCATAGTATGATACTCTGCTACAGTTCATCAGTAGCAATAACCCatgtttttctattttgagGTCTCTAGGACAAGCTTTTCAGTGTATGAATAGATTACTATAAATATCCAGGTgacaaaattactgaaaaatcctagaatcatagaatggtttgaattGGAAAGGCCCTTAAAGGTCATTAAGTTCCAACACTCTTGCCATGgacaggggcaccttccactagaccaggctgctcaaagcccagtccagcctggccttgaacatttctaaggatggggcatccacagcctctctgaacaacttgttccagtgcctcagcaccctcaccgtaaagaatttcttcctaatagctaatctaaacctactgtcttttattttaaagccattcccccttctcctgtcactacatgttcTTGttaaaaatccctctccagcttgtTTAAAGGCCCtcttcaggtgctggaaggctgctaaaaggtcttcccagagccttctcttctccaggctgaagaaccccaattctctcagtcttctctcagtctgtcttaataggagaggtgctccagtcctgtGATTGTCTTAatgtccttctctggacttgttccaacaGGTCCACCTCTTTTGGTGTTGGGGGCTCCACAGCTGCACACAGTACTCTGGGTGggctttgggatttttatttttttaaaaaaaaagtatttttgataCAAGAACTTACAAAGAGGCAATGCAAAGAATAACTTTAAACTATTTGCAGCAAATTAAACACAAATTTCTTCTGCCTAACATGTTCATGAATTAAACATTAACAAGttgatgaaatattttcttcttattcttCTATATACAGAATATATTCTGCCTTACCATGTAAACAGGAAGCCGGGTCTGAAAGCACTAACAtcctggggaaaagaaatacagactgATCTATAGTCTCCaaaaggaaggcagcagagtgCCCACTGGAAGCAGAATTTCCTTCATCTGTAGATAGTACTTCATGAAATCCTTCAAACACATTAATGTGCCCTTCTGAACAGAGCTTGTAATTGCGTCAATTCTTGGGATGTATTCTTCTTGGATAAACTTGGATAAAGTCATTTTCCACAACTGGATGTGATACTGTTTCATGAGAGCATTGCCACTCACCTCCAGAAAACTAAAAAGTAGCATAGCTGTCAGAAACTGGATATTCAACATCCAAGCAAGCCAGCATCATGCATAGTTCAGTCCATGAggatattatttatatttatatttatattttttattatttacatatACTTCTTTCCATAAGGCCACCAGAGTTGAATGATAGCAGCATAAAGACTAATCATTCCTGACATTCATTTAAGAAACTGATCTTGTTCTTGCACCTTAGAATCCTTAATTTCATATCCAGAATCCTCAGATACTCTTCCACAGAGGTCCCCTGTGGTACATACAGGGTAAAATGGCACTTTTTGTGCAGCAGAGCTAAGAAAACGTCTCCAACTTCAGAGTGTATTACCTTGAGGCCACTACAGCCATTGGGAAAGCTGCATCATGGTGAAAAGCTacttctgcttctccttctttCACAAATTTATTAGCAAGTTTGTCGTTATACTGTTGTATTACAGTATCATCATTCTTGTATTATAGAATCATCTCCACGCAATTTCACATTGTGGCTCACTTGAGAACTAACTCACAGTTGGGGTTACTGTGTAAGCAGCTGTTTAATTCTCGTCTTTTTGTTCCCAGGAAAGTCAATGCCATCACTGCTTCATTTAAAACATACATAATCAATATCTTTTATTACTTGTTTAGGTATTCCAGGTTTGGAGCAAGACTCAAGGTTTCTTTAGTTGCACCTGTATTTTTTACATGTAACATCAGCAATAGTTTGCAAACTGCCTGTTGTATTACTAGGAAAAAACTAAGGGTTGAAGCTGGATGTTGGAATTCCCACTGTTCTGTAGAAATGTGTATCGTGGAGAAATCTTTTGAGCATCTGCATCTACTGTCAGCACATCAGTAGTGCTTTGATATTGGGATGATGACATGTACAAAATAATATTAGGTGCCTTTGCACTCCTTGTAGTGCCAGAGGTGCTGAAATACTGACGTTTCTTTTCCTGGTCTGCATCAGTTACGAAACAGGCATCCCAGTATGTTATCCTGTATAGCCTGTAGCTGCGTGAGTTTCCTCcatcacttttctttttgtctgctgTCCAGAATTTCTGTTGTTGTCTGCTCTCATTTTCAACCCTGCACCTCATTACTTGTGTTGCCCACCAGGGCTGAGTTAGGGATATGCATGAGGGAGTCCCAAGTTAGGTGTATATATGGGAAGCTCTGGAGAATCAGTGTGGCAAGGGGCATGTGGGGTACTGTGATTTTCTGGGAGCCCCGCAGTCTAGTGCAGGATGAGAGACAGCCTAGGGTGGTGCTGTGCCCACAAATACTTAATAGCTTCATGGCCTGAGTTAACTATTCTTAGGAGAAAGCCCTGAGTAAAGGTGCAGAAAGTAGTGTAAGAATGTTGGCTGAGGTGCAGAAAGCTCTGTGCTGTTTAAGAAAGTAGCATGAGCTGGCGGGGTGCTTCTCTTTTGTAGCAGGGTAGGGGGTTGGATGAAAAGCCAGACATGATCTGGCAGTGTGTGATTGCAGCCCATAAAATCGGCCAAATCCTGGagtgcatcaaaagcagcatggccagcaggtcaagggaagtgattctctccctctgctcagccctcaTGAGACCCTGCCTGGAGTGCTGCGTCCAGCTGtgggctcctcagcacaagaaGGGCATGGACCTGTTTGaatgggtccagaggagggacgCGAAGATCATCATAGGGGTAGAGCATCTCTTCTACCAAGACAGGCTGAGacagctggggttgttcagcctgaagaagagaaggctttgggaagATCTAACTGTGGCCTTCTGATGCCTAAAAGGGGTTCAGTACCTTAAGGGGGTTTGTAAAATGAAGGGAGGGAGTTTTCATACAAGCAGTGACAGGATAAGGGGCAATGGTTCtaaactgaaagaaggcaggtttgtattagatgttaggaagaaattctttactgtgagggtggtgaagcactagaacaggctgcccagtgaagctgtggatgccccattcctggaagtgttcaaggttaGGCTGGATGGGTTAACCATCCAACCTGGGATGTTTTAAATACAAGACTAATAGAATCTTGAGTAAAATTCAagctaaaattaaaacagtgcTTAAAATTAGAGACCTGAACAAACAGCAAGTGACCTGGGATTTTAGATTTAGTGAACATAAGTACAGCATACCTGAATGATGCAAGTTCTGACTTGAGAAACTCTGGTGCTTTAATGCCTCTGGACATTCagttgcctcttttttttcagaaatgaataTGATCATACATATTGCTGATTGTagtaaaaaaaccagaaattactTTTGTAGGATTCTGGGAAATGTTTAACTCAAGgtttcctttcaaaacaaaaaataattgattttgtatttgaaaatgaaactaaaaGGAAAACATCATCAATGATGACATCTTTGTATTTGTCAACATTACAGAAATTTTAATGAACTTTCCCTGTTATTTTAGAATTCCCTGATGGAATCAATCCTACTACAAAAGAGAGGGGTGGACCTAGAGGCCCTGAACCTACACGATTTGGAGACTGGGAGAGAAAAGGACGTTGTATAGATTTCTAATATTTAAATGTCTGTAttgctaataaaatatttctggttgCTGAAAAATATAATGTACAGAAAAAATCTCACCTGGATTTGTCATTGAGCTTATTGTTTCTGTCGTGCCACCACATTCTGTCATGTGATGAATTTTCTGAATAACACAATGTGATTAAACACAATGCTGCAGCTCAGATTATGGAGCTGTTAGTGGCTCAGTGTCTGCCTGATCTTTTAATGCTATTTACTCTGTGCAAGTATAAATGCAAGTATAGTGGTGTGAGATTGGTAGTCAGGTGCTTACTGAGATGTATAAAGGTTTGTATTTCCTCATTAATGTAAAGATTTATGTGGTGTTGTAAAAGTGTTGAAAGAACTTCACATTTTATGAAACTGGACACCATTCATCAAAAGTAGAACCAGCTCTGAGGAGATCAGTAGGTCACTGATTTCACACAGTGGTTCGCTGATAAAAGCCCCTTTACTCAAGAAccttcccctctgtccccattGCAGTGGGTTGGGTGTTTCTTCCTGTTTGTAGAGAAGGGACAGTCTTGTCTCTGATTGAGGACTGTAAATAGCACAATGGAGATGGAGACTTAATTTGGAGAGGGTCAGCTCTTGATTGCAAGTAGTGTAGAGGAGCTCTGTATGCAATTCTAGGACGCTGTTCTTTATCACCTGTCTTCTTCCTGCtacttgcattttcttttgtaagTGGAGGTGCCCTTTTGCGCATGGGCTAAATGCTGCTTGGGAAAATGCAGCATTACTGCCTGAAACCTTGTGGTCAAAGGGGACAAGTTCTGTTAGGTGATCTAATATTGCAGGGGTTAAAACTAAGTTATCTGGCATCAAAGTAAGTATCTTTCAGTCACACTGAGCTCAGTTCTTCATTCAAGAATTTGCCTAGTCATAAGTACTGTAGTAGAGGAGTAATAGAGGGCAAATCTACCACTTGTGTGGGTACTTACTAATGAGAGTAACTTGTCATTATTGAAATGTGTGAACGTGTGCTCTATTTCTATGCAAGTTCTTTTTGATAGCCTGAACAAATGGGTGTTCTCTAGTCTCAGAATCAGAGAAAGATGTGGGGTTTGTGTTACTCTGGCTGTGTGTGGGCTTTGCCCAGCTTTGCCTTTGCATGGTTTAACTAGAGCATTAAAGTGTGTTGGTCTTGTCACAAACCTGCGCAGCCTCCCCTAAAACTCACTTGACTGGCAGCCAGTGGGGGAGCTCCTTGTTGACATCTGACAGTTTGCGTATCCAGTGTGTATGTCATGGACATAGTCTTGCTCTAGTTGTGAGTTTGGATGTTTGTCTCACTGTGATGATTCCCTACAAACATACTGAACCTGTTCAGTTAAACATTTATCAACCAAATACCTCACTGACAAGCAAAATGAGATTAATGAAAGCCTGTTCCTCATAAAGGGTGTGAATTAGTGGTAATTACATTTTGAACCTTTAAATTCGGCAGCATGGTTTGGATACTGGAGAATTGGTTTGTATTTATATCTAATTCATTCTAGCTTCCCCTTTGTAGAGTGACAGATCTTTCCAAAATCTATTGACATTTTCAGTTACCTAAAGATAGGTTGGGTCAGCTATCTTTAATATATGCTGTTTGTTAATTATTTCTAATAATGTTTTGCCTTTTCACTTGCTGGTGTGTTGGAAAATACTTTCTCACGCAATACATCACCTTTTCAAATAGGAAGTGGAAATTTTAACTGGAAgcttctgccttttctgcatCATTATTAATAGGCTTAACTTCTTAATTTGCAAAGAGGTGGTAAAATACtgcagttattttaatttttaattctgaatcTTCTCCATGGATTGTTGCATGACTTCATTATCTTCACATACCAGGTTTTACCCTTCCCAGCACACACTCCATGAATGTTTACCTAGTTCCACTTCTTGGCATTCCTGCTTTTCAAATCTAATTGCTTTCTTCAGCATCTGCTTCAGGTGCATTACTCCCTGGATGGAGGACTATGCTGTTTTGATTTAGTAGGCAAGGAACTGGTCTCacttttccatcattttcctTACATTTCAGTTGGTTATCTTCGGTCTGCTTCAGCTTTGTGATTAAGGGCTGACCCAAGTGCTGTCCAGGCCCCTGCTTGTCTTCTTTTATGCAGGTGATGACTGCTGCTGTCAGAGCCACAGGCAGGCAGTCCTTCCTGTCAGAGCTCAGGCAGGTCCTAGATATTCCCTGCTAGTATCCATGAAGTACCTGGATTTGGGAGATAATTCTGAAAGCACTATCATCTGTACCAATAAGACAGAGTGTCTCATAAAGGCAGGGATTTTGCTTTCCATCAAAAAACAGTCACAGAATAGTTTACATTGAAATAGACCtcttaagatcatcaagtctgaCCATTAACCCACCACTGCCAAGTCTGCCACTAAATCATGTTCCTGAGTGCAACATCtacatatcttttaaatacctccagggatggtgactcaaacacttccctgggcagcctgttttaagcttgacagccctttcattgaagaaatttttcctaaagtAAAAAGGTTGTTGTTAACCCGTGTAATAAATAGCTGCAAAGGAATTGATGCATGGAAACAGAGGATACCACTTCAGTCTTGAGCAACTTCAGGCCTTTTTTACCACTTCCAAGGCTGGTGCCAGTAACCACCAAGTATTTGCTTAACTTGTTTATGGAATGTGTCAACAAGACATAGGAAACTGAACATTTAGGCAAAATAATATGTAAGAGCCAAAGAGTGGATGCCAAGGGGCCCTCGTATGTCGTCTGGCAATCTGGCATTTGCCAAAGAGAGGAGCCCAGGGCTCCAGTAATAATTAAGCACAAAATCCTATGGTACTGCAAAATCTCTTGTGGTACCTGTCGAAGTAATCATAGCTTGAACGTA
The DNA window shown above is from Corvus hawaiiensis isolate bCorHaw1 chromosome 3, bCorHaw1.pri.cur, whole genome shotgun sequence and carries:
- the SDHAF4 gene encoding succinate dehydrogenase assembly factor 4, mitochondrial isoform X1, coding for MRSVTRPASSARGGRAAVGLHSFPHTLHYGFPVRPPIPSSTRSPESSLLCHLRSSSSSKPGGRSEPAKQPLKKPKLPVGRFDETEESSIEKEPLEKFPDGINPTTKERGGPRGPEPTRFGDWERKGRCIDF
- the SDHAF4 gene encoding succinate dehydrogenase assembly factor 4, mitochondrial isoform X2 — encoded protein: MALRLLRGAPGAAKSSLLCHLRSSSSSKPGGRSEPAKQPLKKPKLPVGRFDETEESSIEKEPLEKFPDGINPTTKERGGPRGPEPTRFGDWERKGRCIDF